The Acaryochloris thomasi RCC1774 genome contains a region encoding:
- a CDS encoding DUF1993 domain-containing protein, producing the protein MTISMYQASIPPMVRALNNLIGILEKGAAHAESKGIDASILINARLFPDMFPLAKQIQIASDVSRRGAARLAGTEAPAMEDNESTFPELIARLRATIEYLETFAPEQIDGSEENIITLPVKDDVYKFPGLPYLLSFVMPNVYFHVTTAYDILRHCGVEIGKIDYLGQPN; encoded by the coding sequence ATGACAATTTCGATGTACCAAGCCTCGATCCCTCCTATGGTTCGAGCCCTCAATAACCTAATCGGGATTCTTGAGAAAGGGGCTGCCCATGCAGAAAGTAAAGGAATCGACGCCAGCATCCTGATCAATGCTCGCCTCTTTCCAGACATGTTCCCCCTTGCCAAGCAAATTCAGATTGCCTCAGACGTCTCAAGGAGGGGAGCTGCAAGGCTCGCCGGGACGGAAGCGCCCGCGATGGAAGACAATGAGTCAACATTCCCAGAACTGATCGCCCGTTTAAGGGCAACCATAGAGTACTTAGAAACGTTTGCACCGGAGCAAATCGATGGGTCAGAGGAGAACATCATTACGCTTCCCGTCAAAGATGATGTCTATAAATTTCCTGGCCTACCCTATCTTCTCTCTTTTGTGATGCCCAATGTCTACTTCCATGTGACAACGGCGTACGACATTCTCAGACATTGTGGCGTTGAAATCGG